One stretch of Miscanthus floridulus cultivar M001 chromosome 18, ASM1932011v1, whole genome shotgun sequence DNA includes these proteins:
- the LOC136523992 gene encoding uncharacterized protein has product MAGDGDDVKDELQDMRTQIDGLATDIKTMHERMDSTVTTSNERFDQLDLSQTATKTTLDTIMSRLDSLSTLVADLQNDYVGDTEQDGGDRQGRARRVPRRPGNDSFAKIKFKIPSFNGKYDPAAYLDWELEVDQKFSCHDIPANSQVKAAISEFTDFALIWWREYKQKHPATVPTTWDQLKAAMRYRFVPSYYARDLLNKMQCFQQGSQSVEDYYQELQKGMIRCGLVEENDAAMARFRGGLNREIQDILDYKEYYDMTTLFEFACKAERQIQGRRSKPYSNSFAGRSSTSGSAPAPPAPSTPTTTPRERAATSAGTPPSTGAVPSTRRTRDIQCFRCQGFGHVSRECPNKRALLIRDDGEYSSASDSDDIQPAMLATDHAAKTDVHVNPDDADRYESLVVQRVLSTQVATPETNQRHTLFHTKGVVQERSIRIIIDSGSCNNLASTALVEKLSLPTRKHPHPYHIQWLNDGGKIRITRSVRVPFSMGAYSDFVDCDVIPMEVCSLLLGRPWQYDTDSLHHGRSNHYSLMFKGQKIIIHPMTPEQILKDDLARAAKTAKQLAPSTSVNSEIKLNAPVLLATRADFDKSTLMSFQKICHQAFHHFVALSTQIDLIPGAQLPNRAPYRTNPDETKEIQRQVQALLDKGYIRESLSPCSVPVLLVPKKDGSWRMCVDCRAINNITIRYRYPIPRLDDMLDELSGAIIFTKIDLRSGYHQIRMKLGDEWKTAFKTKFGLYEWLVMPFGLTNAPSTFMRLMNEVLRPFIGLFVVVYFDDILIYSKSMEEHLDHLRAVFDALRAANLFANIEKCMFCTQRVSFLGYVVTPQGIEVDSSKIDAIRAWPTPTTVTQIRSFLGLAGFYRRFVRDFSSIAAPLHELTKKDVPFAWSDSQEVAFSTLKDKLTNSPLLQLPDFTKVFELECDASGIGLGAVLLQEGKPVAYFSEKLSGASLNYSTYDKELYALVRTLHTWQHYLWHREFIIHSDHEALKHIRTQTNLNRRHAKWVEFIESFPYIIKHKSGKENVIADALSHRYTMLSQLDFKIFGLQTVKDQYVDDADFKDAFAHCIHGKPWGKFHIQDGFLFRANKLCVPASSIVYGYIPRAPIDLFVLDAEDAPHIDAAAHIDQMISLHEQTKQNIATANAKYQETIFVIRLISHRRGW; this is encoded by the exons ATGGCAGGCGACGGCGATGACGTGAAGGATGAGCTGCAGGACATGCGGACACAGATTGATGGACTTGCCACCGACATCAAGACGATGCATGAACGGATGGATTCCACGGTCACTACGTCGAACGAGCGGTTCGATCAGCTAGACCTCTCGCAGACAGCCACCAAGACCACGCTCGACACCATCATGTCACGCCTCGACTCATTGAGCACGCTGGTCGCAGATCTCCAGAACGATTATGTTGGTGACACGGAGCAGGACGGTGGAGACCGTCAAGGCCGCGCTCGCCGTGTGCCACGCCGTCCCGGTAATGATTCTTTTGCtaagataaaatttaaaattccatCTTTTAATGGCAAATATGATCCTGCTGCATATCTTGATTGGGAATTAGAAGTCGACCAGAAATTTTCATGCCATGATATTCCTGCTAATTCTCAAGTTAAAGCTGCTATTAGTGAATTTACTGATTTTGCTTTAATTTGGTGGCGTGAATATAAACAAAAACATCCCGCTACAGTTCCAACCACATGGGATCAATTAAAAGCTGCTATGCGATACAGATTTGTACCTTCTTATTATGCTCGCGATTTGCTTAATAAAATGCAATGTTTTCAGCAAGGTTCACAATCTGTAGAGGACTATTACCAGGAATTGCAAAAAGGCATGATTCGGTGTGGGTTAGTTGAGGAAAACGATGCTGCTATGGCACGTTTTCGTGGTGGTTTAAACCGTGAAATTCAGgatatacttgattacaaagagtaTTATGATATGACCACATTATTTGAatttgcttgcaaagctgaacGTCAAATACAGGGACGCCGCTCGAAGCCATattctaactcttttgcaggACGAAGCTCGACATCCGGTTCAGCACCCGCGCCCCCTGCACCGTCCACACCCACCACTACACCACGTGAGCGGGCAGCCACTTCTGCAGGTACTCCTCCGTCCACAGGTGCAGTTCCTTCCACACGCCGCACACGGGATATTCAGTGCTTTCGTTGCCAAGGATTTGGCCATGTGTCTCGGGAATGTCCGAACAAGCGTGCCTTGCTCATTCGTGACGATGGTGAGTATTCTTCCGCTAGTGATTCTGACGATATTCAACCCGCTATGCTTGCCACTGACCATGCAGCAAAGACGGACGTACATGTCAACCCGGACGACGCCGATAGATATGAAAGTCTTGTTGTGCAGCGTGTTCTTAGTACACAGGTCGCTACGCCTGAGACGAATCAGCGACACACTCTTTTCCATACCAAGGGCGTTGTGCAAGAGCGATCCATTCGCATCATCATCGACAGCggcagctgcaacaatttggcgaGTACCGCGCTGGTTGAGAAGTTGTCTTTACCCACTCGTAagcatccacatccatatcacattcaATGGCTTAATGATGGTGGGAAAATTAGAATTACTCGTTCGGTCCGTGTTCCTTTCTCCATGGGTGCTTATTCTGATTTTGTCGATTGTGATGTTATTCCCATGGAAGTATGCTCTCTGTTACTTGGGcgaccttggcaatatgatactgaTAGCTTGCATCATGGTCGTTCCAATCACTATTCTCTCATGTTTAAGGGTCAAAAAataattatacatccaatgacaccTGAACAAATTCTTAAAGATGATCTTGCTCGAGCTGCTAAAACTGCTAAACAACTTGCACCATCGACCTCTGTTAATTCTGAAATCAAGTTAAATGCTCCTGTTTTGCTTGCTACACGTGCTGATTTTGATAA gagtacgcTGATGTCTTTCCAAAAGATTTGCCACCAGGCCTTCCACCACTTCGTGGCATTGAGCACCCAGATCGACCTCATTCCCGGCGCACAGCTCCCGAACCGCGCCCCGTACCGTACAAATCcggatgagacaaaggagatccaGCGACAGGTACAGGCGTTGCTCGACAAGGGTTATattcgtgagtctcttagcccttgctctgttcctgtgttacttgttccaaagaaagatggctcttggcgtatgtgtgtagaCTGTCGTGCTATTAATAACATTACCATTCGCTACCGATATCCTATACCACGCCTTGATGATATGCTAGATGAGCTTAGTGGTGCCATTATTTTTACTaagattgatttgcgtagtggctaCCATCAGATTCGCATGAAATTAGGTGATGAATGGAAAACGGCTTTTAAAACGAAATTTGGGTTATATGAATGGTTGGTTATGccgtttggtttgacgaatgctccCAGCACTTTTATGCGTTTGATGAATGAAGTTCTGAGGCCCTTCATAGGATTGTTTGTAGTTGTCTATTTTGATGATATCCTTATTTACAGCAAGTCTATGGAAGAGCATTTAGACCATTTGCGTGCTGTTTTTGATGCGTTGCGTGCGGCCAATTTATTTGCTAACATCGAAAAATGCATGTTTTGCACACAACGTgtctcgtttcttggctatgttgttactccacAGGGCATTGAGGTGGATAGCAGCAAGATCGATGCCATTCGGGCGTGGCCTACACCGACGACGGTCACACAAATTCGAAGCTTTCTTGGCCTTGCAGGTTTCTACCGCAGGTTTGTTCGTGATTTTAGCTCCATTGCAGCGCCTCtacatgagcttacaaagaaggatgTCCCCTTTGCTTGGAGTGATTCGCAAGAGGTTGCGTTCAGCACCTTGAAAGATAAGTTAACCAATTCTCCTCTCTTGCAGTTGCCTGATTTTACTAAAgtgtttgagcttgaatgtgatgctagcggtATTGGGCTAGGtgctgttttgttacaagaaggaaaacctgttgcCTATTTTAGCGAGAAATTAAGTGGTGCTAGCTTgaattattctacttatgataaggagctttATGCTTTAGTGCGCACTTTGCATACTTGGCAGCACTACCTTTGGCATCGcgagtttataattcattctgatcatgaggctTTAAAACATATTCGTACCCAAACAAACCTGAACCGTCGTCATGCTAAATGGGTAGAATtcattgagtcttttccttacattattaaacacaagagcgggaaagaaaatgttattgctgatgctttgtctcatCGCTATACCATGCTATCACAGttagattttaaaatttttgGCCTGCAAACTGTGAAGGATCAATATGtggatgatgctgattttaaagatgctTTTGCCCATTGTATTCATGGCAAACCATGGGGCAAATTTCACATACAGGACGGGTTCCTGTTTCGCGCTAACAAGCTGTGTGTTCCAGCTAGCTCG ATTGTTTATGGTTATATTCCTCGAGCGCCCATTGATTTGTTTGTTCTTGATGCTGAGGACGCTCCACACATAGATGCCGCTGCACATATTGATCAAATGATTAGCTTGCATGAACAAACTAAACAAAACATTGCTACTGCTAATGCTAAATATCAG Gaaacgatcttcgtgatcaggctgatctcgcaccggcgaggttggtaa